TCCGATCCTCACCGGCGAGGCGGGGGTGGGCAAGACGGCCGTCGTCGAAGGCTTTGCCCTGCGGATTGCAGCGGGCGATGTCCCGCCGCCGCTGCAGAACGTGGCGCTGCGTACGCTCGACTTGGGGCTGTTGCAGGCCGGGGCCGGCATGAAGGGGGAATTCGAGAACCGGCTCAAGTCGGTCATCGACGAGGTGAAGGCCTCGCCGCAGCCGATCATCATCTTCATCGACGAAGCTCACACGATGATCGGCGCCGGTGGTCAGGCGGGGCAGGGGGATGCCGCGAACCTGCTCAAGCCGGCGCTGGCCCGCGGCGAGCTGCGCACCATCGCGGCCACGACCTGGGCCGAATACAAGAAATATTTTGAAAAAGATGCCGCACTCGCGCGGCGCTTCCAGGTCGTGAAGGTCGAAGAACCTGCCGAGGATTCGGCCGTGCAGATGTTGCACGGCCTGACCGCCACGCTCGAGGGGCATCACAACGTCCGCATTCTCGACGAGGCGGTGCAAGACGCCGTGCGCTTGTCGCACCGCTACATCTCGGGACGCCAGCTTCCCGACAAGGCCGTGAGTCTGCTCGATACGACCTGTGCGCGAGTCGCGATCGGCCATTCGGCGATACCGCCTGCCGTCGAGGATTGCCGCCGCCGCATCGAGCAGTTGCACGTGGCGATCGAGATTCTCGAGCGCGAGCAGGTGACGGGGGGCAAGCACGACGAGCGTCTGGCGGAGTTGAAGCAGGCGCGCGAAGCAGCCGAAACGGAACTTGCGACGCTCGAGGAGCGCTGGCGCGAAGAGTCCGAGTTGGTCAAGTCGATCCGGCAGATTCGCGAGCGGCTCGAGGCGAGCGTGCCCCGCACGGTCAAGCCGAAGTCTGGTGCGCGTGCCAAGCCCGCCACAGCGTCCCCCGCTGGGGAGGCTGCTCCGGCGGCCGGCCAGACCGAACCCGCCGCCTCGACGGAGGCCGCCCCGCCGCTGACCGAAGAGGAACGCCTCGAACTGCAAGGCGAGCTGGAAACGCTCTCGACGAAGCTGCGCGAGCTGCAGGGGGAGACGCCGCTCATGCAGGTCTGCGTCGACGGACAGGCCATTGCCGAGACCGTCTCGGCCTGGACGGGCATTCCGGTCGGCCGCATGATGACCGACGAGATCAACACGGTGCTCGCGCTGCAGCAGCGGATGGAGGATCGCATCATCGGCCAGTCGCATGCCCTGGATGCGATCGCCCAGCGGATTCGCACGGCCCGGGCGAACCTGACCGATCCGCGCCGTCCGATCGGCGTCTTCATGCTGGTCGGACCCAGCGGCGTGGGCAAGACGGAAACCGCCATGACCTTGGCCGAATTGCTCTACGGTGGCGATCAGAACATGACCGTGATCAACATGTCGGAGTTTAAAGAGGAGCATAAGGTGTCGCTCCTCATGGGCTCGCCGCCGGGCTACGTCGGTTACGGCGAAGGGGGCGTGTTGACCGAGGCCGTCCGGCGTCGGCCCTACAGTGTCGTGTTGCTCGACGAGATGGAGAAGGCGCACCCCGGCGTGCAGGACATCTTCTACCAGGTGTTCGACAAAGGCATGTTGCGCGACGGTGAAGGACGCGACATCGACTTCAAGAACACGGTCATTCTAATGACCTCGAATGCCGGCACCGACACGATCATGAAGCTTTGCGCCGATCCCGAAACACGCCCCGATCCGGAAGGGCTCGCCGAGGCTTTGCGTCCCGACCTGCTCAAGTGGTTCAAGCCGGCCTTCTTGGGGCGCGTCACCGTGGTGCCCTACT
This genomic stretch from Pirellulales bacterium harbors:
- the tssH gene encoding type VI secretion system ATPase TssH, whose protein sequence is MVAVNLKSLVGRLNDTCRRSLEAAAGLCLSRTNYNVEIEHWLLKLIEMPGTDLAALLRYFEIDASRLTSDLTKAIDRLKTGNSRPPALAPHVVDLARDAWLIASVDCSAPRIRSGHLLCALLSDDSLSLLAAEASAEFKKISPETLRRDLRDVTSSTSEAEGEAAYEPAAAAPGEPGRPVGPGGPSKTPALDQFTIDLTARARAGKIDPVLGRDSEVRQLVDILTRRRQNNPILTGEAGVGKTAVVEGFALRIAAGDVPPPLQNVALRTLDLGLLQAGAGMKGEFENRLKSVIDEVKASPQPIIIFIDEAHTMIGAGGQAGQGDAANLLKPALARGELRTIAATTWAEYKKYFEKDAALARRFQVVKVEEPAEDSAVQMLHGLTATLEGHHNVRILDEAVQDAVRLSHRYISGRQLPDKAVSLLDTTCARVAIGHSAIPPAVEDCRRRIEQLHVAIEILEREQVTGGKHDERLAELKQAREAAETELATLEERWREESELVKSIRQIRERLEASVPRTVKPKSGARAKPATASPAGEAAPAAGQTEPAASTEAAPPLTEEERLELQGELETLSTKLRELQGETPLMQVCVDGQAIAETVSAWTGIPVGRMMTDEINTVLALQQRMEDRIIGQSHALDAIAQRIRTARANLTDPRRPIGVFMLVGPSGVGKTETAMTLAELLYGGDQNMTVINMSEFKEEHKVSLLMGSPPGYVGYGEGGVLTEAVRRRPYSVVLLDEMEKAHPGVQDIFYQVFDKGMLRDGEGRDIDFKNTVILMTSNAGTDTIMKLCADPETRPDPEGLAEALRPDLLKWFKPAFLGRVTVVPYFALTDDVMRSIVELQLERIGRRIQEHYRAKFSYAPELVASVASRCHEVDSGARNVDHILTRTMLPELSAEFLSRLGEGEPISEVFIGVTADGAFDYRIA